The nucleotide sequence TCCTAAAGCTGAAATTGGAATACACGCCAGAGAACTATGATCACCATCTCCTATATCTTCTCTCAAAGCGTTGGTAATAATTATTTCAATTTCCTTTTCAAATTGTTCTTGTGAAATCATTTCAATAGTTATTTTTGTAAATGTAGCAAAGTCTTAGTAAAATGACCATAAAATTACTGGCGATAGGTAAAACCGATGATGCCACTCTTCAAAATTTAACTGAAATTTATATTAAACGACTCCAGTTCTATAACAAATTTGACATGGAAGTAATTCCAGACCTTAAGAAGGTTAAGAATTTAGATGAGAATCAACAAAAACAAAAGGAAGGCGAACTTATTTTGAATAAATTATCGCCATCAGATTTTGTGGTATTGTTGGATGAAAATGGAAAGCAATTCTCTTCTGAAGGTTTTTCAGAATTTGTTCAGAAAAGAATGAACAGCGGCTTAAAACAGCTCATCTTTATTATTGGAGGGCCTTATGGGTTTTCTCAGGATGTTTATCACAGAGCAGATTCTAAAGTCTCTTTATCAAAAATGACTTTTTCTCATCAAATGGTACGGTTATTTTTTACAG is from Gillisia sp. Hel1_33_143 and encodes:
- the rlmH gene encoding 23S rRNA (pseudouridine(1915)-N(3))-methyltransferase RlmH — encoded protein: MTIKLLAIGKTDDATLQNLTEIYIKRLQFYNKFDMEVIPDLKKVKNLDENQQKQKEGELILNKLSPSDFVVLLDENGKQFSSEGFSEFVQKRMNSGLKQLIFIIGGPYGFSQDVYHRADSKVSLSKMTFSHQMVRLFFTEQLYRAFTILRNEPYHHK